Proteins encoded together in one Colius striatus isolate bColStr4 chromosome 3, bColStr4.1.hap1, whole genome shotgun sequence window:
- the USP38 gene encoding ubiquitin carboxyl-terminal hydrolase 38 isoform X2: MEVSNWLSPSSGSGSAGESFKQLLTGAPSALPEKAVMSNHDRMIDWLSWPLAQHVETWVIALLKGLAAVQKFTILIDVTLLKIELVFNRLWFPLVRPGALAVLSHMLLSFQHSPEAFHLIVPHVVSLVHFFRRDGLPSSTAFLMQLTELIHCMMYHYSGFPELYEPILEAVKDMPKPTEEKIKMILSQSAWTSQSNSLLSCLSRISGKSETGKTGLINLGNTCYMNSVIQALFMATDFRRRVLSLNLNGCNSLMRKLQHLFAFLAHTQREAYAPRIFFEASRPPWFTPRSQQDCSEYLRFLLDRLHEEEKTLKTLSSAKISAGILNEESQTQEAVHKAQVFAEAPCMGSEERTLIEKMFGGKLKTTICCLNCKSMSQKEEAFTDLSLAFCPPTSLENIGSKCMERSEVKGDYVLQTNTLGTSPAGETPLNHFEVNGGCDTIMNEGTIKDCSTEPNSENTTNSELNKVQDNGDVSQNTLSVTDLLNYFLAPEILSGDNKYYCEKCASLQNAEKTMQIIEEPEYLILTLLRFSYDPKCHIRRKILDNVSLPLVLELPVRSAKSSLAVVSGGWSVGVEISDIGENLAKKLKPSSADEVTCPQLMPYVLSSVVVHSGVSSESGHYYSYARNVTGSGPSDLCHQSTALSLVSPQDKLLTEESPCTVIENELNTEMPREWFLFNDSRVTFTSFQSVQKITSRFPKDTAYVLFYKKQNSTCGFNTSSANGLWLNGDPPLQKDLMDAITKDNKLYLQEQELSARTQALQAASASCSFRPNGFDDNDPPGSCGPTGGGGGGGFSTVGRLVF; encoded by the exons atggaggtgtctaattggctcagccccagcagtgggtctggctcagctggggagagtttcaaacaactacttacaggagccccTTCTGCCTTACCAGAaaaagctgtcatgtcaaaccatgacag aaTGATTGACTGGTTGTCCTGGCCTTTGGCTCAGCATGTGGAGACATGGGTGATTGCACTGCTGAAAGGACTGGCTGCAGTCCAGAAATTTACCATCCTCATTGATGTCACTCTGCTTAAGATTGAATTG gtcttTAATCGACTTTGGTTTCCTCTAGTGAGGCCTGGTGCCCTTGCTGTCCTTTCCCACATGTTACTTAGTTTTCAGCATTCTCCGGAAGCTTTTCATTTG ATTGTCCCACATGTGGTCAGTTTGGTCCACTTCTTCAGAAGAGATGGCTTACCTTCCAGTACAGCCTTTTTGATGCAGTTGACGGAGTTGATACACTGTATGATGTATCATTATTCAGGATTTCCAGAGCTGTATGAACCCATTCTGGAAGCTGTGAAG GATATGCCCAAACCCACCGAAGAGAAGATTAAAATGATTCTCAGTCAGAGTGCCTGGACTTCTCAGTCCAATTCGTTGCTATCTTGTTTATCTAGAATTTCTGGAAAATCTGAAACTGGGAAGACAGGTTTAATTAATCTAGGAAATACTTGCTACATGAACAGTGTTATTCAGGCACTTTTTATGGCTACAGA tttcagaagaCGTGTTTTATCTTTGAATCTAAATGGATGTAATTCActaatgagaaaattacagcatCTTTTTGCATTTTTGGCCCATACCCAG AGGGAGGCATATGCTCCTAGAATTTTCTTTGAGGCTTCCAGACCACCGTGGTTCACCCCTCGTTCACAGCAGGATTGCTCAGAATATCTCAGATTCCTGCTAGACAG aCTGCATGAAGAAGAGAAGACCTTGAAAACATTGTCTTCAGCAAAAATTTCTGCAGGCATTTTAAATGAAGAGTCCCAGACACAAGAAGCTGTCCATAAAGCACAAGTGTTCGCTGAAGCACCTTGTATGGGAAGTGAAGAAAGAACTCTGATAGAGAAAATGTTTGGAGGAAAATTGAAGACAACTATATGCTGTTTGAACTGCAAAAGTATGTCTCAAAAGGAAGAAGCTTTCACAGATCTTTCTCTGGCTTTctgtcctccaacttccttggaGAACATCGGCTCAAAATGTATGGAACGTTCTGAAGTGAAAGGTGACTACGTGTTGCAGACTAATACTTTAGGAACTAGTCCTGCTGGAGAAACGCCTCTCAATCACTTTGAAGTAAATGGTGGATGTGACACAATAATGAATGAAGGAACCATAAAAGATTGTTCTACTGAGCCAAACTCTGAGAACACCACAAATTCTGAACTCAACAAAGTTCAAGATAATGGGGATGTGTCTCAGAACACCCTGTCAGTTACAGACTTATTGAATTATTTCCTGGCACCTGAAATCCTCAGTGGAGATAATAAGTATTATTGTGAGAAGTGTGCCTCTCTGCAAAATGCTGAGAAAACTATGCAAATCATTGAGGAACCTGAATACCTCATTCTCACTCTTTTGAGATTTTCGTATGATCCAAAGTGTCATATAAGGCGCAAAATCTTGGACAATGTGTCTCTGCCACTTGTTTTGGAACTGCCAGTCAGAAGCGCAAAATCCTCTTTAGCTGTGGTTTCAGGAGGTTGGTCTGTTGGTGTTGAGATTTCAGATATTGGAGAAAATCTTGCTAAAAAACTGAAGCCCTCAAGTGCTGATGAAGTGACCTGCCCGCAGCTGATGCCCTATGTGTTAAGCTCTGTGGTGGTGCATTCTGGTGTATCCTCTGAAAGTGGACATTATTATTCATATGCTAGAAATGTTACTGGATCAGGACCTTCAGATCTGTGCCACCAGTCTACAGCTCTTTCTTTAGTTTCTCCTCAGGATAAATTGTTGACAGAGGAGAGTCCTTGTACTGTCATAGAAAATGAGCTGAACACAGAGATGCCACGAGAATGGTTTCTGTTCAATGACAGTAGAGTGACATTTACCTCATTTCAGTCAGTCCAGAAAATTACCAGTAGATTTCCAAAGGACACTGCTTATGTTCTGttttacaaaaaacaaaacagtaccTGTGGCTTCAACACCAGTTCGGCAAATGGACTCTGGTTAAATGGAGACCCACCCCTACAAAAAGACCTCATGGATGCAATTACGAAAGATAACAAGCTGTACTTGCAG gaGCAAGAGCTTAGTGCTCGAACACAAGCACTTCAAGCTGCCTCAGCCTCGTGCTCTTTCCGACCCAATGGATTTGATGACAATGACCCCCCAGGAAGCTGTGGACCCAcaggtggaggaggagggggtgggTTCAGTACTGTTGGTAGATTAGTCTTTTGA
- the USP38 gene encoding ubiquitin carboxyl-terminal hydrolase 38 isoform X1 encodes MDKILEGLVSSSHPLPLKRVIVRRVVESAETPLSQAQCRAMFALSTRLVLQGPDPFQRQVGRQVLEAYGRYHRAEFEAFFNRGLVLGLLQRGYGELSNRDPAILDYIQSGLRLIMSCPSVLELFELLQVEALRLVCERPAPPLCARLCQLLSDFPQCLPRGRKLSLAFCQQLVRSIAHFQSQGSREAELRLYVSQVTQVSGLLRSVWKAEPDTLLPSLQELFAIISAADTSFEPSVALASLVQHIPLQMITVLIRSLTTDPNVKDASMTQALCRMIDWLSWPLAQHVETWVIALLKGLAAVQKFTILIDVTLLKIELVFNRLWFPLVRPGALAVLSHMLLSFQHSPEAFHLIVPHVVSLVHFFRRDGLPSSTAFLMQLTELIHCMMYHYSGFPELYEPILEAVKDMPKPTEEKIKMILSQSAWTSQSNSLLSCLSRISGKSETGKTGLINLGNTCYMNSVIQALFMATDFRRRVLSLNLNGCNSLMRKLQHLFAFLAHTQREAYAPRIFFEASRPPWFTPRSQQDCSEYLRFLLDRLHEEEKTLKTLSSAKISAGILNEESQTQEAVHKAQVFAEAPCMGSEERTLIEKMFGGKLKTTICCLNCKSMSQKEEAFTDLSLAFCPPTSLENIGSKCMERSEVKGDYVLQTNTLGTSPAGETPLNHFEVNGGCDTIMNEGTIKDCSTEPNSENTTNSELNKVQDNGDVSQNTLSVTDLLNYFLAPEILSGDNKYYCEKCASLQNAEKTMQIIEEPEYLILTLLRFSYDPKCHIRRKILDNVSLPLVLELPVRSAKSSLAVVSGGWSVGVEISDIGENLAKKLKPSSADEVTCPQLMPYVLSSVVVHSGVSSESGHYYSYARNVTGSGPSDLCHQSTALSLVSPQDKLLTEESPCTVIENELNTEMPREWFLFNDSRVTFTSFQSVQKITSRFPKDTAYVLFYKKQNSTCGFNTSSANGLWLNGDPPLQKDLMDAITKDNKLYLQEQELSARTQALQAASASCSFRPNGFDDNDPPGSCGPTGGGGGGGFSTVGRLVF; translated from the exons ATGGACAAGATCCTGGAAGGGCTGGTGAGCTCGTCTCACCCGCTGCCGCTGAAGCGGGTGATCGTGCGGCGCGTGGTGGAGTCGGCGGAGACGCCACTGAGCCAGGCGCAGTGCCGCGCCATGTTCGCCCTCAGCACCCGACTGGTGCTGCAGGGCCCTGACCCCTTCCAGCGGCAGGTGGGGCGGCAGGTGCTGGAGGCCTACGGCCGCTACCACCGCGCCGAGTTCGAGGCCTTCTTCAACCGCGGGCTCGTCCTCGGCCTTCTGCAGCGCGGCTACGGCGAGCTGAGCAACCGCGACCCCGCCATCCTCGACTACATCCAGTCCGGGCTGCGCCTTATTATGAGCTGCCCCTCAGTGCTGGAGCTCTTCGAGCTGCTGCAGGTGGAAGCGCTGCGGCTGGTGTGCGagcggcccgcgccgccgctctGCGCCCGCCTCTGCCAGCTGCTGAGCGACTTCCCGCAGTGCTTGCCCCGCGGCAGGAAGCTCTCACTTGCCTTCTGCCAGCAGCTGGTCCGCAGCATCGCCCACTtccagagccagggcagccgggaGGCCGAGCTGCGCCTCTACGTCTCGCAGGTGACGCAGGTCAGCGGGCTCCTGCGCAGCGTCTGGAAGGCTGAGCCCGACACGCTGCTGCCCTCCCTGCAGGAGCTCTTCGCCATCATCTCCGCCGCCG ATACTTCGTTTGAACCTTCTGTTGCACTGGCAAGCCTTGTGCAGCACATACCGTTGCAGATGATTACAGTACTCATCAGGAGCCTTACTACAGATCCAAATGTGAAAGATGCAAGTATGACTCAAGCTCTGTGCAG aaTGATTGACTGGTTGTCCTGGCCTTTGGCTCAGCATGTGGAGACATGGGTGATTGCACTGCTGAAAGGACTGGCTGCAGTCCAGAAATTTACCATCCTCATTGATGTCACTCTGCTTAAGATTGAATTG gtcttTAATCGACTTTGGTTTCCTCTAGTGAGGCCTGGTGCCCTTGCTGTCCTTTCCCACATGTTACTTAGTTTTCAGCATTCTCCGGAAGCTTTTCATTTG ATTGTCCCACATGTGGTCAGTTTGGTCCACTTCTTCAGAAGAGATGGCTTACCTTCCAGTACAGCCTTTTTGATGCAGTTGACGGAGTTGATACACTGTATGATGTATCATTATTCAGGATTTCCAGAGCTGTATGAACCCATTCTGGAAGCTGTGAAG GATATGCCCAAACCCACCGAAGAGAAGATTAAAATGATTCTCAGTCAGAGTGCCTGGACTTCTCAGTCCAATTCGTTGCTATCTTGTTTATCTAGAATTTCTGGAAAATCTGAAACTGGGAAGACAGGTTTAATTAATCTAGGAAATACTTGCTACATGAACAGTGTTATTCAGGCACTTTTTATGGCTACAGA tttcagaagaCGTGTTTTATCTTTGAATCTAAATGGATGTAATTCActaatgagaaaattacagcatCTTTTTGCATTTTTGGCCCATACCCAG AGGGAGGCATATGCTCCTAGAATTTTCTTTGAGGCTTCCAGACCACCGTGGTTCACCCCTCGTTCACAGCAGGATTGCTCAGAATATCTCAGATTCCTGCTAGACAG aCTGCATGAAGAAGAGAAGACCTTGAAAACATTGTCTTCAGCAAAAATTTCTGCAGGCATTTTAAATGAAGAGTCCCAGACACAAGAAGCTGTCCATAAAGCACAAGTGTTCGCTGAAGCACCTTGTATGGGAAGTGAAGAAAGAACTCTGATAGAGAAAATGTTTGGAGGAAAATTGAAGACAACTATATGCTGTTTGAACTGCAAAAGTATGTCTCAAAAGGAAGAAGCTTTCACAGATCTTTCTCTGGCTTTctgtcctccaacttccttggaGAACATCGGCTCAAAATGTATGGAACGTTCTGAAGTGAAAGGTGACTACGTGTTGCAGACTAATACTTTAGGAACTAGTCCTGCTGGAGAAACGCCTCTCAATCACTTTGAAGTAAATGGTGGATGTGACACAATAATGAATGAAGGAACCATAAAAGATTGTTCTACTGAGCCAAACTCTGAGAACACCACAAATTCTGAACTCAACAAAGTTCAAGATAATGGGGATGTGTCTCAGAACACCCTGTCAGTTACAGACTTATTGAATTATTTCCTGGCACCTGAAATCCTCAGTGGAGATAATAAGTATTATTGTGAGAAGTGTGCCTCTCTGCAAAATGCTGAGAAAACTATGCAAATCATTGAGGAACCTGAATACCTCATTCTCACTCTTTTGAGATTTTCGTATGATCCAAAGTGTCATATAAGGCGCAAAATCTTGGACAATGTGTCTCTGCCACTTGTTTTGGAACTGCCAGTCAGAAGCGCAAAATCCTCTTTAGCTGTGGTTTCAGGAGGTTGGTCTGTTGGTGTTGAGATTTCAGATATTGGAGAAAATCTTGCTAAAAAACTGAAGCCCTCAAGTGCTGATGAAGTGACCTGCCCGCAGCTGATGCCCTATGTGTTAAGCTCTGTGGTGGTGCATTCTGGTGTATCCTCTGAAAGTGGACATTATTATTCATATGCTAGAAATGTTACTGGATCAGGACCTTCAGATCTGTGCCACCAGTCTACAGCTCTTTCTTTAGTTTCTCCTCAGGATAAATTGTTGACAGAGGAGAGTCCTTGTACTGTCATAGAAAATGAGCTGAACACAGAGATGCCACGAGAATGGTTTCTGTTCAATGACAGTAGAGTGACATTTACCTCATTTCAGTCAGTCCAGAAAATTACCAGTAGATTTCCAAAGGACACTGCTTATGTTCTGttttacaaaaaacaaaacagtaccTGTGGCTTCAACACCAGTTCGGCAAATGGACTCTGGTTAAATGGAGACCCACCCCTACAAAAAGACCTCATGGATGCAATTACGAAAGATAACAAGCTGTACTTGCAG gaGCAAGAGCTTAGTGCTCGAACACAAGCACTTCAAGCTGCCTCAGCCTCGTGCTCTTTCCGACCCAATGGATTTGATGACAATGACCCCCCAGGAAGCTGTGGACCCAcaggtggaggaggagggggtgggTTCAGTACTGTTGGTAGATTAGTCTTTTGA